In Prunus dulcis chromosome 1, ALMONDv2, whole genome shotgun sequence, the following are encoded in one genomic region:
- the LOC117614105 gene encoding zinc finger CCCH domain-containing protein 6, producing the protein MRGSHKLKRVSWASDVNLCQVKLFLLEESPSQVGLSAQDHLQAKASWLSHSSGTGSDDILPPGFEGAYSANQLQINVSQIPLIKWRCPPRVVLNFTWQVVCGEESKEVEIQNQREIRVLEAVYPRPSAIPLNPSVLADVEDSGHNVVQPPVIPITSIEDEDVGVDTSSASMAPFNIHTSTQSFLSVQGIAAPSQSVVPNNRNHPTSNKPVAGIPVGVEPDVVAAASAAFGAIVNSNEHGNMIDHELLIKILSNPKMIEKLVKDPQPMTRPPQMSIADPPPVHINRTESSSTPSSTALSSGHFYPQPNVAGMGRFPDARPPPHAAISVPSPPAVGPPPAKDINYYKSLIQQHGGDRHDSFPPFGNRHSDHSAINQESNNGYKSRDSKPKIMKPCIYFNSSRGCRHGANCAYQHDASFQPRGSSSAPEVHSTKRMKVDREISS; encoded by the exons atgcGGGGATCGCACAAACTCAAAAGGGTTTCTTGGGCTTCAGATGTTAATCTTTGTCAG GTTAAGCTGTTTCTGTTGGAGGAATCTCCTTCACAAGTTGGGTTGAGTGCTCAGGATCACCTCCAAGCAAAAGCATCGTGGTTGTCACATTCATCTGGCACAGGCTCGGATGACATTCTGCCCCCTGGATTTGAGGGAGCGTATTCGGCAAATCAGCTGCAGATTAACGTGTCTCAAATTCCCCTAATCAAATGGAGATGCCCTCCTAGG GTTGTGCTGAACTTCACTTGGCAAGTGGTTTGTGGGGAAGAAAGCAAAGAGGTGGAGATTCAAAATCAGAGAGAGATAAGAGTACTGGAAGCAGTTTATCCACGCCCATCTGCCATTCCTCTAAA CCCCTCTGTTTTGGCAGATGTTGAAGACTCTGGTCATAATGTCGTGCAACCTCCTGTGATACCTATCACTTccattgaagatgaagatgtaGGAGTCGACACATCATCTGCATCCATGGCACCGTTTAACATTCACACAAGCACACAGTCCTTTCTATCGGTTCAGGGAATTGCAGCTCCATCTCAGAGCGTTGTACCTAACAATAGAAACCACCCTACTTCAAATAAGCCAGTAGCTGGAATTCCTGTTGGTGTAGAACCGGATGTTGTAGCTGCTGCCTCTGCCGCCTTTGGTGCAATTGTGAATAGCAATGAGCATGGAAATATGATTGACCATGAATTGCTCATTAAGATTCTGAGCAACCCAAAAATGATTGAGAAATTGGTTAAAGATCCGCAGCCAATGACAAGGCCACCTCAAATGTCCATAGCAGATCCACCTCCTGTTCACATTAACCGGACAGAGAGCAGCAGCACACCCTCATCCACTGCTCTATCAAGCGGACATTTCTACCCTCAACCAAATGTTGCTGGAATGGGACGTTTTCCTGATGCACGACCACCTCCCCATGCAGCAATTTCAGTTCCTTCTCCACCTGCTGTTGGACCTCCACCAGCAAAGGACATCAACTATTATAAAAGCTTGATTCAGCAACATGGAGGAGATAGGCATGACAGCTTTCCACCATTTGGTAACCGTCATAGCGACCATTCAGCTATAAACCAGGAATCCAATAATGGCTACAAATCAAGAGATTCAAAACCTAAGATAATGAAGCCATGCATATACTTCAATAGTTCAAGGGGATGCCGCCATGGAGCGAATTGTGCATACCAGCATGATGCGTCGTTCCAGCCTCGGGGTAGTAGTAGTGCGCCAGAGGTGCACAgtacaaagagaatgaaagTGGATAGGGAGATTAGCAGTTAA
- the LOC117620682 gene encoding uncharacterized protein LOC117620682: protein MLKFLSRVRIEFNALDPRTASCLEFLAQCNARKAKESNPSCAVQVKRRTDDEPPKITVTFVNGVEEVFDATATPAQDIRNMILEKGQSLETEQMFRDAGEPWPVIIPAEELHQPAPGTKPRKAEEKKQ, encoded by the exons atgTTGAAGTTCCTGTCGAGAGTGAGGATCGAGTTTAATGCCTTGGACCCGCGTACGGCGTCTTGTCTAGAGTTCTTGGCACAGTGCAACGCCCGCAAGGCCAAGGAGTCCAACCCCTCCTGCGCCGTCCAAGTCAAGCGCCGAACCGACGACGAGCCGCCCAAGATCACCGTCACCTTCGTCAACGGCGTCGAGGAGGTCTTCGATGCCACCGCCACTCCCGCCCAGGACATCAGGAACATGATCCTTGAAAAGGGTCAGAGCCTCGAGACCGAGCAGATGTTCCGCGACGCCGGCGAGCCCTGGCCCGTCATTATCCCCGCAGAGGAGCTCCACCAACCGGCCCCTGGTACCAAG CCGAGGAAAGCAGAAGAGAAAAAGCAGTAA